A stretch of Clostridium sp. BJN0001 DNA encodes these proteins:
- the yihA gene encoding ribosome biogenesis GTP-binding protein YihA/YsxC, whose amino-acid sequence MRIKQSEFIISAVKKAQYPIDNRAEIAFVGKSNVGKSSLINAITNRRKLAKVSQTPGKTRLINFFLINNDFYLVDLPGYGYAKVSKSEKEKWGKIIETYLTGREELKRVVLLVDSRHKPTSDDILMHEWIKHFGYDEIIIATKSDKLKNSEFKKNEKVIKDTLGLSESGKLYFFSSSNKKGIDELINNLFLDYAKDLD is encoded by the coding sequence ATGAGAATAAAACAATCAGAATTTATTATCTCAGCAGTAAAAAAAGCGCAGTATCCTATAGATAATAGAGCAGAAATAGCATTTGTAGGAAAATCAAATGTAGGAAAAAGTTCTCTTATAAATGCTATTACAAATAGAAGGAAACTTGCAAAAGTTAGTCAGACTCCTGGAAAAACAAGGTTAATTAATTTTTTTCTTATAAATAATGATTTTTATCTTGTTGATCTTCCCGGATATGGATATGCAAAAGTATCAAAATCTGAAAAAGAAAAATGGGGCAAGATAATAGAAACTTATCTTACAGGAAGAGAAGAGCTAAAAAGAGTTGTATTATTAGTCGATTCAAGACATAAACCAACATCAGATGATATTTTGATGCATGAATGGATAAAGCATTTTGGATATGATGAGATTATTATTGCAACTAAAAGTGACAAATTAAAGAATTCTGAGTTTAAGAAGAATGAAAAAGTAATAAAGGATACATTAGGTTTATCTGAATCTGGTAAATTATATTTTTTCTCATCTTCTAATAAAAAAGGAATTGATGAATTAATTAATAATT